The following are encoded in a window of Kitasatospora fiedleri genomic DNA:
- a CDS encoding NAD(P)/FAD-dependent oxidoreductase, protein MLRDRLRTRRIELTIVEPQPYLTFQPLLAEVAAGTIDPRHVVVPLRTALPDCRVLTARVTRIDHATRTAWVDAAPRGELRLPTEVRYDVLVMAPGSVSRTAPVPGLAEHGMGFATVGEAVALRNHVLEQLDLASSTRDPELRHAALTFVFVGAGYAGVGALAELEDMARTATKGYHNLDPDDLRWILVEAKDRILGEETPELAAHTLAELRERNIDVRLSTTLESAADQRMLLSDGSRFAARTLVWTAGIRPAPVLALTDLPLDAAGRITCLPTLRIATPDGLPLPDAWAAGDCAAVPDHTGEPCAPNAQHALAQARLLAENLAAELAGRPLTAYRPEDPACSTSLGLHRAVAHTRRGTRLTGRRAWWLHRVRQLRRLPTRERRIRVLTDWLFGGLFPREVVALGTIEHPRAEFESGFTTGPGT, encoded by the coding sequence CTGCTGCGCGACCGGCTGAGAACCCGTCGGATCGAACTGACGATCGTCGAACCGCAGCCCTACCTGACGTTCCAGCCGCTGCTGGCCGAGGTCGCCGCCGGCACCATCGACCCGCGCCACGTGGTGGTCCCGCTGCGCACCGCGCTCCCCGACTGCCGGGTGCTCACCGCCCGAGTCACCAGGATCGACCACGCCACCCGCACCGCCTGGGTGGACGCCGCCCCGCGCGGCGAACTCCGGCTGCCCACCGAAGTCCGCTACGACGTCCTGGTGATGGCCCCAGGCTCGGTCTCCCGCACCGCCCCCGTCCCCGGCCTCGCCGAGCACGGCATGGGCTTCGCCACCGTCGGCGAGGCGGTCGCCCTGCGCAACCACGTCCTGGAACAGCTCGACCTGGCCTCCTCCACCCGCGATCCCGAACTCCGCCACGCCGCACTGACGTTCGTCTTCGTCGGCGCCGGCTACGCGGGCGTCGGCGCCCTCGCCGAACTGGAGGACATGGCCCGCACCGCCACCAAGGGCTACCACAACCTCGACCCCGACGACCTGCGCTGGATACTGGTCGAGGCCAAGGACCGCATCCTCGGCGAGGAGACCCCCGAACTCGCCGCCCACACCCTCGCCGAACTGCGCGAACGCAACATCGACGTCCGGCTCTCCACCACCCTGGAGTCCGCCGCCGACCAGCGCATGCTGCTCTCCGACGGCAGCCGCTTCGCCGCCCGCACCCTGGTCTGGACGGCCGGCATCCGCCCCGCCCCCGTCCTCGCCCTCACCGACCTCCCGCTCGACGCCGCCGGCCGGATCACCTGCCTGCCCACCCTGCGGATCGCCACCCCCGACGGCCTCCCGCTGCCCGACGCCTGGGCCGCCGGCGACTGCGCCGCCGTCCCCGACCACACCGGCGAACCCTGCGCCCCCAACGCCCAGCACGCCCTCGCCCAGGCCAGACTGCTCGCCGAGAACCTGGCCGCGGAGCTGGCCGGCCGACCCCTCACCGCCTACCGGCCCGAAGACCCCGCCTGCTCCACCTCGCTCGGCCTGCACCGCGCCGTCGCCCACACCCGCCGCGGCACCCGCCTCACCGGCCGCCGCGCCTGGTGGCTGCACCGCGTCCGCCAGCTGCGCCGCCTCCCCACCCGGGAGCGCCGGATCAGGGTGCTGACGGACTGGCTGTTCGGCGGCCTCTTCCCCCGCGAGGTGGTCGCCCTGGGCACCATCGAGCATCCCCGGGCCGAGTTCGAGTCCGGCTTCACCACCGGCCCCGGCACCTGA